AGCTGACAGATGAACGGTTAGCCTTGTCGAAACTGGCCTTGAACACGTAAGGGATACCGAGCTTTTCGGTAACCCGCACGTACTCTTCGCACACCTGCATGGCCATATCACGGCTTTCCAGCACGTTCATGCCACCGAACAAGACCATTGGCTTGTCGTTGGCAATTTCGATATTGCCTACACGGATAATCTTTTGCGCCATGCTGATTTATGCCTTCTTTTCGTGTTGCGCCAGTGCTGCCTTGACGAAACCGGTGAACAACGGGTGGCCATCACGTGGCGTGGAGGTGAACTCCGGGTGGAACTGGCAAGCGACGAACCAAGGATGATCCGGAGCTTCAACCACTTCTACCAGTGCGCCGTCACCGGAACGACCGGTCACTTTCAGGCCAGCTTCAGTCAGTGCAGGCAGCAGGTTGTTGTTCACTTCATAGCGATGACGGTGACGTTCAACGATCACGTCCTTGGCATAGCAGTCGTGAACCAGGGAGCCGGCTTGCAGCTGGCAATCCTGAGCACCCAGACGCATGGTGCCGCCCAGATCCGACGTTTCGGTACGGGTTTCGACTGCACCGGTAGCGTCTTCCCACTCGGTGATCAGACCCACAACCGGATGGCCGCTGCTGCGATCGAACTCGGTGGAGTTGGCGTCTTTCCAGCCCAGCACGTTACGTGCGAACTCGATAACCGCTACTTGCATGCCCAGGCAGATGCCCAGGTATGGCACCTTGTTCTCACGAGCGTACTGAACAGCGGTGATCTTGCCTTCTACGCCACGCAGACCGAAGCCGCCCGGAACCAGAATGGCATCAGCACCTTCCAGCAGTTCAGTGCCTTTGTTTTCGATGTCTTCAGAATCGATATAACGCAGGTTGACCTTGGTACGGTTGGAAATACCGGCGTGGCTCATCGCTTCAATCAGCGACTTGTACGCGTCCAGCAGTTCCATGTACTTGCCAACCATGGCGATGGTGACTTCGTGCTCAGGGTTGAGCTTGGCGTCTACCACTTGTTCCCACTCGGACAGGTCAGCGCTGTTGCACTCCAGGCCGAAACGCTCAACAACAAAATCATCCAGACCCTGAGCGTGCAGCA
This genomic stretch from Pseudomonas deceptionensis harbors:
- a CDS encoding CTP synthase, whose product is MTRYIFVTGGVVSSLGKGIASASLAAILEARGLKVTMLKLDPYINVDPGTMSPFQHGEVFVTHDGAETDLDLGHYERFIRTTMTQNNNFTTGRVYEHVLRKERRGDYLGATIQVIPHITDEIKRRIIKGAGDADVAMVEIGGTVGDIESQPFLEAIRQLRIEVGAKRAMLMHLTLVPYIATAGETKTKPTQHSVKELRSIGLQPDVLICRSDHHVDISSRRKIALFTNVEERAVISLEDADTIYRIPGMLHAQGLDDFVVERFGLECNSADLSEWEQVVDAKLNPEHEVTIAMVGKYMELLDAYKSLIEAMSHAGISNRTKVNLRYIDSEDIENKGTELLEGADAILVPGGFGLRGVEGKITAVQYARENKVPYLGICLGMQVAVIEFARNVLGWKDANSTEFDRSSGHPVVGLITEWEDATGAVETRTETSDLGGTMRLGAQDCQLQAGSLVHDCYAKDVIVERHRHRYEVNNNLLPALTEAGLKVTGRSGDGALVEVVEAPDHPWFVACQFHPEFTSTPRDGHPLFTGFVKAALAQHEKKA